From one Brachypodium distachyon strain Bd21 chromosome 4, Brachypodium_distachyon_v3.0, whole genome shotgun sequence genomic stretch:
- the LOC104584752 gene encoding uncharacterized protein LOC104584752: MKEKELYISTDLNEYIAGLLLQPASTKTETAAHLQPQMDSRRCAPVTGPFGAPSPAPVSSRSIFSVLCSQKKKKSSVFSSSIFFLMRRTVARWPAVARSTGRVGGAERSVEGVPAAQVVHRAQPRFARVGAAERRRSRCSTTVRAWQPQPHSTLRPLPTPVPVVD, from the coding sequence ATGAAGGAGAAAGAGCTCTATATATCCACAGACCTGAACGAGTATATAGCTGGGCTTTTGCTGCAGCCTGCAAGCACAAAAACCGAGACTGCGGCCCATCTCCAGCCCCAGATGGACTCCCGCCGCTGCGCGCCCGTTACCGGCCCGTTCGGCGCTCCATCTCCTGCCCCGGTGAGTTCCCGGTCCATCTTCTCTGTCCtctgttctcaaaaaaaaaaaaaatcttctgtCTTCTCTTCcagcatcttcttcctcatgaGGCGCACAGTGGCCCGCTGGCCTGCGGTGGCAAGGTCCACGGGGCGCGTGGGGGGCGCGGAGCGCAGCGTCGAGGGCGTGCCGGCCGCGCAAGTGGTCCACAGGGCGCAGCCGCGTTTTGCACGCGTGGGGGCAGCGGAGCGGAGGCGGAGCCGTTGTTCGACCACTGTGCGAGCCTGGCAGCCACAACCACACTCCACACTTCGACCACTTCCAACCCCAG
- the LOC100832505 gene encoding probable leucine-rich repeat receptor-like protein kinase At5g49770 encodes MELSPWLFMFSVLVKASVIMADTNGQDTAGLIGIAASWNTHPSNWVGNDPCGEKWIGISCTGDRVTSIRLSGTLRGGKPGTLSGDIQSLSELQLLDLSQNKNLGGSLPSSIGTLSNLQNLVLAGCSFSGEIPQEIGQLSQLIFLYLNSNRFTGPIPSSLGRLSKLYWLDLGENMLTGGLPIFDGTNPGLDNLTNTKHFHFGVNQLSGTIPRQIFNSNMKLIHLLLDNNNFSGSMPPTLGLLNTLEVLRFDKNSQLSGAVPTNINNLTKLAELHLENNQLTGPLPDLTGMSSLSFVDMSNNSFNASDAPSWFTALPSLTSLYLENLGIGGQLPQALFSLSAIQTLRLRGNRFNGTLNIGSGFGTQLQKIDLQDNQIAQITVTGTPYDKQLILSGNPICEQGSSEKYCKTTGQSNPAAPPYTTFKNCAGLPPTCLSSQLLSPSCTCAVPYRGTLFFRAPSFSDLSNESYYLLLEKDMKAKFLLHQAPVDSIALQNPFIDVSNNLEMSLEVFPSGKIQFGEQDISDIGFILTNQTYKPPPVFGPYFFIAQQYLFQNEEVVASKSKKNSMPLIVGVAVGGAVVVAVLLALIVIIAKRKRKTHNTEERSQSFASLDMKSTSTSIPQLRGARMFTFDELKKITNNFSEANDIGTGGFGKVYRGTLPTGQLVAVKRSQQGSLQGSLEFRTEIELLSRVHHKNVVSLVGFCLDQGEQMLVYEYIPNGTLKESLTGKSGVRLDWKRRLRVILGTAKGIAYLHELADPPIVHRDIKSSNVLLDERLNAKVSDFGLSKLLGEDGRGMVTTQVKGTMGYLDPEYYMTQQLTDRSDVYSFGVLLLEVITAKKPLERGRYIVREVHTALDRSKDLYGLHELLDPVLGAAPSSLGGLEQYVDLALRCVEEAGADRPPMGEVVAEIERITRMAGGGAESASESMSYPSRTPRHPYGGDSPAEYSSSGLPSSRVEPK; translated from the exons ATGGAGCTTTCTCCTTGGCTCTTCATGTTCAGTGTTCTTGTGAAGGCTTCTGTCATCATGGCAGATACGAATGGGCAAGACA CTGCTGGCCTAATTGGTATTGCAGCTTCCTGGAACACCCACCCATCAAACTGGGTTGGCAATGATCCATGCGGTGAAAAGTGGATCGGGATAAGTTGCACTGGAGACCGGGTCACATCTAT AAGACTGTCCGGAACTCTTCGAGGGGGGAAGCCTGGGACTCTTTCAGGGGACATTCAATCTTTGTCAGAATTGCAGCTCTT GGACTTATCCCAGAACAAGAACCTAGGCGGTTCTCTTCCTTCATCCATTGGAACCTTGAGCAACCTCCAAAACTT AGTTCTTGCTGGCTGCAGCTTTTCTGGTGAAATACCTCAAGAGATAGGCCAGCTCTCACAACTGATATTTCT ATATTTGAACTCCAATAGGTTCACGGGTCCCATACCGTCATCGCTTGGTAGGCTCTCAAAGCTATACTGGCTCGATTTGGGTGAAAATATGCTCACCGGAGGACTTCCCATATTCGATGGGACAAATCCTGGGTTGGATAATCTGACAAATACAAAGCACTT TCACTTTGGAGTCAATCAACTCTCTGGCACCATACCGAGACAGATTTTCAACTCAAACATGAAGCTAATACATCT GCTTCTTGACAACAACAACTTCTCCGGTAGCATGCCCCCTACTTTAGGACTTCTTAATACGCTGGAAGTTTT ACGTTTCGATAAAAACAGTCAGTTGTCTGGGGCAGTTCCGACCAACATTAACAACCTCACCAAGCTTGCTGAACT CCATCTCGAAAACAATCAGCTCACTGGTCCACTGCCAGATCTTACAGGGATGAGTTCACTCAGCTTTGT GGACATGAGCAACAACAGCTTTAATGCATCTGATGCTCCATCCTGGTTCACTGCTTTGCCGTCTTTGACTTCACT GTACCTTGAAAATCTGGGCATTGGCGGGCAGCTCCCGCAAGCTCTTTTCAGCCTTTCTGCAATTCAGACACT GAGGCTTCGGGGCAATCGTTTCAACGGGACGCTGAATATTGGATCTGGCTTCGGTACTCAGCTCCAAAAAATTGACTTGCAGGACAATCAGATCGCACAAATCACTGTTACCGGAACCCCATACGACAAGCAACTCAT ACTTTCAGGAAACCCAATATGTGAACAAGGGAGCAGCGAAAAATACTGCAAAACCACCGGACAATCTAATCCAGCTGCGCCGCCGTATACTACTTTTAAGAACTGTGCTGGGCTGCCACCCACATGCCTCTCAAGCCAGCTTCTGAGCCCAAGCTGCACCTGTGCTGTACCATACAGAGGCACACTGTTCTTCAGAGCACCATCGTTTTCTGACCTCAGCAATGAGTCATACTATCTTTTGCTGGAGAAGGATATGAAGGCCAAGTTCTTGTTACACCAGGCCCCAGTGGACTCAATTGCTCTTCAGAATCCATTTATTGATGTAAGCAACAACTTGGAGATGAGCCTGGAGGTGTTTCCCAGCGGCAAGATTCAGTTTGGAGAGCAGGACATTTCTGACATTGGGTTCATTTTGACTAATCAGACCTACAAACCACCGCCTGTTTTCGGTCCATACTTTTTTATCGCACAACAATATCTTTTTCAAAATG AAGAGGTAGTAGCGTCTAAATCAAAGAAGAACAGCATGCCTCTTATTGTCGGAGTTGCAGTCGGTGGTGCAGTTGTTGTTGCAGTGTTACTTGCTCTTATTGTTATTATCGccaaaaggaagagaaaaacaCATAACACTGAAGAGAGGAGCCAGTCTTTTG CTTCTTTGGATATGAagagcaccagcaccagcattCCGCAACTGCGAGGCGCACGGATGTTCACGTTCGATGAACTGAAGAAGATTACCAATAACTTCTCAGAGGCAAATGACATCGGAACCGGCGGCTTCGGGAAG GTTTACAGAGGGACACTTCCCACTGGGCAACTGGTTGCTGTCAAGAGATCTCAGCAGGGATCTCTCCAGGGGAGCCTGGAATTCAGAACTGAGATCGAGCTTCTGTCCAGGGTTCACCACAAGAATGTCGTCAGCCTCGTCGGTTTCTGCCTCGATCAGGGTGAGCAGATGCTGGTCTACGAGTACATCCCCAATGGCACACTGAAAGAGAGCCTCACAG GCAAGTCTGGCGTGCGGCTGGACTGGAAGCGGAGGCTCCGTGTCATCCTCGGCACGGCGAAGGGCATCGCCTACCTGCACGAGCTGGCTGACCCTCCGATTGTCCACCGTGACATCAAATCAAGCAACGTTCTCCTTGACGAGCGCTTGAACGCCAAGGTCTCAGACTTTGGCCTCTCCAAGCTTCTAGGCGAGGACGGCAGGGGAATGGTCACGACTCAAGTGAAGGGCACCATG GGGTACTTGGACCCGGAGTACTACATGACGCAGCAGCTGACGGACAGGAGCGATgtgtacagcttcggcgtgctgctgctggaggtgATCACGGCGAAGAAGCCGCTGGAGCGCGGGCGGTACATCGTCCGGGAGGTGCACACCGCGCTGGACCGGAGCAAGGACCTGTACGGGCTGCACGAGCTGCTGGACCCGGTGCTGGGCGCAGCGCCGTCGTCGCTGGGCGGGCTGGAGCAATACGTGGACCTTGCCCTGCGCTGcgtggaggaggccggcgccgaccgCCCGCCGATGGGTGAGGTGGTAGCCGAGATCGAGCGGATCACGAGGATGGCCGGTGGCGGAGCCGAGTCGGCGTCAGAGTCCATGAGCTATCCTAGTCGGACGCCGCGCCATCCATACGGTGGGGACAGCCCGGCCGAGTACAGCAGCAGCGGGCTGCCGTCGTCAAGGGTGGAGCCCAAGTGA
- the LOC104584751 gene encoding uncharacterized protein LOC104584751, with protein MAPTTRAGARRALFVDESTADEPSDACSRTNEDNGRARRKRRRSLDVFSYAYEQDVILRKRMAKFTAMFGCIFFMVMFMFAYEEEEEEEDDDVSTEEEEDEEDNDVSTEEDKDDVSTDIQEEEEDDTYYLDADLLECSLDCLKAVKARIRRELGPGNVICDEVIDMFEHDLDIDQDELKTAHDMFASKDRKFRSLMALSMDMRRDWLLIHIRKL; from the exons ATGGCACCGACGACGAGGGCTGGAGCTCGACGTGCCCTCTTCGTGGACGAG tcCACAGCTGATGAACCTTCTGACGCGTGCTCACGTACGAATGAAGACAATGGTAGGGctaggaggaagagaagaaggtcTCTCGATGTATTCTCATATGCATATGAACAAGATGTCATATTGAGGAAAAGAATGGCCAAGTTCACTGCaatgtttggttgcatttttttcaTGGTCATGTTTATGTTTGCttatgaggaagaagaagaggaagaagatgatgatgtgtctactgaagaggaagaagatgaagaagacaATGATGTGTCTACTGAAGAAGATAAAGATGATGTGTCTACTGACattcaagaagaagaggaagatgatACATACTATCTTGATGCTGATCTCCTGGAGTGTTCTTTGGATTGCTTGAAAGCAGTGAAGGCAAGGATCCGTCGTGAACTAGGTCCGGGCAATGTGATCTGCGATGAAGTCATTGATATGTTTGAACATGACCTGGATATAGATCAAGACGAGCTGAAGACTGCTCATGACATGTTTGCCTCTAAGGACAGGAAGTTCAGGTCGCTGATGGCACTTTCTATGGATATGAGGAGGGATTGGCTGTTGATTCATATCAGGAAGCTGTGA
- the LOC100830675 gene encoding adenine DNA glycosylase isoform X1, whose product MARLKVNSSSSLPLSTLAPKTLISKSHPVTAASMAKSPKAAAATTRRPTRKPRAASASAASAPPSADIEDLAVPASAAAAVRAGLLPWYDAHRRDLPWRFSAAPGREGKEERAYAVWVSEVMLQQTRVPVVVDYYSRWMARWPTVETLAAATQEEVNEMWAGLGYYRRARFLLEGAKQIAEKGEFPSTASTLRQVRGIGDYTAGAIASIAFNEVTPLVDGNVVRVLSRLFAIADNPKESSTVKRFWELAGQLVDPSRPGDFNQAMMELGATLCSKTKPGCSQCPVSSHCQALELSRENPSVGVTDYPRVVPKSKPRCDFAAVCVVEIAQCLEPDMADRRGKDNLFLMVKRPEQGLLAGLWEFPSVLVDESKTDLVNRRKEMDTYLKQLLGIDLKRTSDVILREDVGQHVHIFSHIRLTMNVELVILTVKVVDDVGRLCEKGQDNAELKLVDESSIDSMGLTSGIRKVYNMVKAFKMKKLPEQSPMPTRKRSRRQKQ is encoded by the exons AT GGCAAGGTTGAAAGtgaactcttcttcttccctcccACTCTCGACATTAGCGCCAAAGACCCTCATTTCAAAATCCCACCccgtcaccgccgcctccatggccaaGAGCCCtaaggcggcggcagccaccACTCGGCGACCCACCAGAaaaccccgcgccgcctccgcctccgccgcttccGCGCCCCCCTCCGCGGACATCGAGGACCTGGCGGTGCccgcctcggcggcggccgcggtgcGCGCGGGGCTGCTCCCGTGGTACGACGCGCACCGCCGCGACCTGCCGTGGCGGTTCTCCGCGGCGCCCGGGCGGGAGGGTAAAGAGGAGAGGGCGTACGCGGTGTGGGTGTCGGAGGTGATGCTGCAGCAGACGCGGGtgcccgtcgtcgtcgactaCTACTCCCGGTGGATGGCCCGGTGGCCCACCGTCGAgaccctcgccgccgccacgcagGAG GAGGTGAACGAGATGTGGGCCGGGCTCGGGTACTACCGGAGGGCTCGATTTCTCCTGGAG GGGGCTAAACAGATTGCTGAAAAGGGGGAGTTCCCTAGCACGGCCTCAACACTTCGTCAGGTTCGTGGCATTGGGGATTACACAGCTGGAGCCATTGCTTCCATAGCGTTCAATGAG GTCACTCCACTTGTGGATGGAAATGTTGTGCGTGTTCTCAGCAGGCTTTTTGCTATTGCTGATAATCCAAAAGAATCCTCAACGGTGAAGAGATTCTG GGAGCTTGCTGGTCAACTGGTTGATCCTTCAAGGCCAGGAGACTTCAACCAAGCAATGATGGAATTAGGAGCAACACTTTGTAGCAAGACGAAGCCTGGCTGCTCACAGTGCCCTGTCTCTAGCCACTGCCAAGCACTTGAGCTTTCCCGAGAAAATCCATCAGTTGGAGTTACAGACTACCCACGAGTGGTACCAAAATCCAAACCACGGTGTGATTTCGCAGCGGTTTGTGTTGTTGAGATCGCACAATGCTTGGAGCCAGATATGGCAGATCGAAGGGGCAAGGATAATCTCTTTCTCATGGTAAAGAGGCCAGAACAGGGCCTGCTTGCAGGGCTCTGGGAGTTCCCATCTGTTCTTGTAGATGAAAGTAAGACTGATTTGGTAAACCGGAGAAAAGAGATGGATACATATCTGAAACAGTTGCTTGGCATAGACCTTAAACGAACATCCGATGTGATCCTCAGGGAGGATGTTGGTCAGCATGTTCATATTTTCTCCCACATTCGCCTGACTATGAACGTTGAGCTGGTGATTCTCACGGTCAAAG TTGTAGATGACGTGGGTCGTCTATGCGAAAAAGGACAAGATAACGCCGAACTGAAACTCGTCGATGAAAGTTCAATTGATTCCATGGGCTTGACATCAGGAATTCGGAAG GTTTACAACATGGTGAAGGCTTTCAAGATGAAAAAGCTCCCGGAGCAGAGCCCAATGCCCACGAGGAAAAGGAGTAGACGGCAAAAGCAGTAG
- the LOC100830675 gene encoding adenine DNA glycosylase isoform X2, which produces MARLKVNSSSSLPLSTLAPKTLISKSHPVTAASMAKSPKAAAATTRRPTRKPRAASASAASAPPSADIEDLAVPASAAAAVRAGLLPWYDAHRRDLPWRFSAAPGREGKEERAYAVWVSEVMLQQTRVPVVVDYYSRWMARWPTVETLAAATQEEVNEMWAGLGYYRRARFLLEGAKQIAEKGEFPSTASTLRQVRGIGDYTAGAIASIAFNEVTPLVDGNVVRVLSRLFAIADNPKESSTVKRFWELAGQLVDPSRPGDFNQAMMELGATLCSKTKPGCSQCPVSSHCQALELSRENPSVGVTDYPRVVPKSKPRCDFAAVCVVEIAQCLEPDMADRRGKDNLFLMVKRPEQGLLAGLWEFPSVLVDESKTDLVNRRKEMDTYLKQLLGIDLKRTSDVILREDVGQHVHIFSHIRLTMNVELVILTVKDDVGRLCEKGQDNAELKLVDESSIDSMGLTSGIRKVYNMVKAFKMKKLPEQSPMPTRKRSRRQKQ; this is translated from the exons AT GGCAAGGTTGAAAGtgaactcttcttcttccctcccACTCTCGACATTAGCGCCAAAGACCCTCATTTCAAAATCCCACCccgtcaccgccgcctccatggccaaGAGCCCtaaggcggcggcagccaccACTCGGCGACCCACCAGAaaaccccgcgccgcctccgcctccgccgcttccGCGCCCCCCTCCGCGGACATCGAGGACCTGGCGGTGCccgcctcggcggcggccgcggtgcGCGCGGGGCTGCTCCCGTGGTACGACGCGCACCGCCGCGACCTGCCGTGGCGGTTCTCCGCGGCGCCCGGGCGGGAGGGTAAAGAGGAGAGGGCGTACGCGGTGTGGGTGTCGGAGGTGATGCTGCAGCAGACGCGGGtgcccgtcgtcgtcgactaCTACTCCCGGTGGATGGCCCGGTGGCCCACCGTCGAgaccctcgccgccgccacgcagGAG GAGGTGAACGAGATGTGGGCCGGGCTCGGGTACTACCGGAGGGCTCGATTTCTCCTGGAG GGGGCTAAACAGATTGCTGAAAAGGGGGAGTTCCCTAGCACGGCCTCAACACTTCGTCAGGTTCGTGGCATTGGGGATTACACAGCTGGAGCCATTGCTTCCATAGCGTTCAATGAG GTCACTCCACTTGTGGATGGAAATGTTGTGCGTGTTCTCAGCAGGCTTTTTGCTATTGCTGATAATCCAAAAGAATCCTCAACGGTGAAGAGATTCTG GGAGCTTGCTGGTCAACTGGTTGATCCTTCAAGGCCAGGAGACTTCAACCAAGCAATGATGGAATTAGGAGCAACACTTTGTAGCAAGACGAAGCCTGGCTGCTCACAGTGCCCTGTCTCTAGCCACTGCCAAGCACTTGAGCTTTCCCGAGAAAATCCATCAGTTGGAGTTACAGACTACCCACGAGTGGTACCAAAATCCAAACCACGGTGTGATTTCGCAGCGGTTTGTGTTGTTGAGATCGCACAATGCTTGGAGCCAGATATGGCAGATCGAAGGGGCAAGGATAATCTCTTTCTCATGGTAAAGAGGCCAGAACAGGGCCTGCTTGCAGGGCTCTGGGAGTTCCCATCTGTTCTTGTAGATGAAAGTAAGACTGATTTGGTAAACCGGAGAAAAGAGATGGATACATATCTGAAACAGTTGCTTGGCATAGACCTTAAACGAACATCCGATGTGATCCTCAGGGAGGATGTTGGTCAGCATGTTCATATTTTCTCCCACATTCGCCTGACTATGAACGTTGAGCTGGTGATTCTCACGGTCAAAG ATGACGTGGGTCGTCTATGCGAAAAAGGACAAGATAACGCCGAACTGAAACTCGTCGATGAAAGTTCAATTGATTCCATGGGCTTGACATCAGGAATTCGGAAG GTTTACAACATGGTGAAGGCTTTCAAGATGAAAAAGCTCCCGGAGCAGAGCCCAATGCCCACGAGGAAAAGGAGTAGACGGCAAAAGCAGTAG
- the LOC100832198 gene encoding 2-dehydro-3-deoxyphosphooctonate aldolase, with translation MDASSVALFNQLKAAQPFFLLAGPNVIESEEHVMKMAKHIKAITTKVGVPLVFKSSFDKANRTSSKSFRGPGLEEGLKILEKVKAAYDLPVVTDVHESYQCEAVGRVADIIQIPAFLCRQTDLLVAAAKTGKIINIKKGQFCAPSVMANSAEKIRLAGNQNVMVCERGTMFGYNDLIVDPRNFEWLREANCPVVADVTHALQQPAGKKLDGGGVASGGLRELIPCIARTSVAVGVDGIFMEVHDDPVNSPCDGPTQWPLRNLEELLEELIEIAHVTKGKKPFKIDLTPFHE, from the exons ATGGATGCTTCGTCCGTGGCGCTGTTCAACCAGCTCAAG GCTGCTCAACCATTCTTCTTGCTAGCTGGGCCCAATGTTATTGAATCAGAGGAGCATGTCATGAAGATGGCCAAACACATCAAAGCCATCACAACCAA AGTCGGGGTGCCTCTTGTCTTCAAATCCAGCTTTGACAAAGCAAACCGTACATCATCAAAATCCTTTCGGGGTCCTGGATTAGAAGAAGGCCTGAAG ATCCTTGAAAAGGTGAAGGCAGCATATGACCTTCCAGTGGTCACTGACGTGCATGAAAGCTACCAG TGTGAAGCTGTTGGAAGAGTTGCTGACATTATACAGATTCCAGCATTCCTCTGTCGTCAG ACTGACCTTCTAGTGGCAGCTGCCAAGACTGGAAAAATTATCAATATCAAGAAAGGACAATTCTGTGCTCCTTCC GTTATGGCCAACTCCGCAGAGAAAATTAGACTTGCTGGAAATCAAAATGTGATGGTCTGTGAGCGTGGAACCATGTTTGGCTACA ATGATCTAATTGTGGACCCAAGGAATTTTGAGTGGTTGAGGGAAGCAAATTGCCCGGTT GTAGCTGATGTAACACATGCTCTACAACAACCAGCTGGGAAAAAG CTTGATGGTGGTGGGGTTGCAAGTGGGGGCCTACGAGAACTAATACCATGTATTGCAAGGACTTCGGTTGCAGTTGGTGTTGATGGTATTTTCATGGAG GTACATGATGACCCAGTGAATTCACCTTGCGACGGCCCAACTCAATGG CCATTGCGTAATTTGGAGGAGCTATTAGAAGAACTGATCGAGATTGCT CATGTCACCAAGGGAAAGAAGCCGTTCAAGATCGATCTAACTCCATTCCATGAATGA
- the LOC100830675 gene encoding adenine DNA glycosylase isoform X3: MAKSPKAAAATTRRPTRKPRAASASAASAPPSADIEDLAVPASAAAAVRAGLLPWYDAHRRDLPWRFSAAPGREGKEERAYAVWVSEVMLQQTRVPVVVDYYSRWMARWPTVETLAAATQEEVNEMWAGLGYYRRARFLLEGAKQIAEKGEFPSTASTLRQVRGIGDYTAGAIASIAFNEVTPLVDGNVVRVLSRLFAIADNPKESSTVKRFWELAGQLVDPSRPGDFNQAMMELGATLCSKTKPGCSQCPVSSHCQALELSRENPSVGVTDYPRVVPKSKPRCDFAAVCVVEIAQCLEPDMADRRGKDNLFLMVKRPEQGLLAGLWEFPSVLVDESKTDLVNRRKEMDTYLKQLLGIDLKRTSDVILREDVGQHVHIFSHIRLTMNVELVILTVKVVDDVGRLCEKGQDNAELKLVDESSIDSMGLTSGIRKVYNMVKAFKMKKLPEQSPMPTRKRSRRQKQ; encoded by the exons atggccaaGAGCCCtaaggcggcggcagccaccACTCGGCGACCCACCAGAaaaccccgcgccgcctccgcctccgccgcttccGCGCCCCCCTCCGCGGACATCGAGGACCTGGCGGTGCccgcctcggcggcggccgcggtgcGCGCGGGGCTGCTCCCGTGGTACGACGCGCACCGCCGCGACCTGCCGTGGCGGTTCTCCGCGGCGCCCGGGCGGGAGGGTAAAGAGGAGAGGGCGTACGCGGTGTGGGTGTCGGAGGTGATGCTGCAGCAGACGCGGGtgcccgtcgtcgtcgactaCTACTCCCGGTGGATGGCCCGGTGGCCCACCGTCGAgaccctcgccgccgccacgcagGAG GAGGTGAACGAGATGTGGGCCGGGCTCGGGTACTACCGGAGGGCTCGATTTCTCCTGGAG GGGGCTAAACAGATTGCTGAAAAGGGGGAGTTCCCTAGCACGGCCTCAACACTTCGTCAGGTTCGTGGCATTGGGGATTACACAGCTGGAGCCATTGCTTCCATAGCGTTCAATGAG GTCACTCCACTTGTGGATGGAAATGTTGTGCGTGTTCTCAGCAGGCTTTTTGCTATTGCTGATAATCCAAAAGAATCCTCAACGGTGAAGAGATTCTG GGAGCTTGCTGGTCAACTGGTTGATCCTTCAAGGCCAGGAGACTTCAACCAAGCAATGATGGAATTAGGAGCAACACTTTGTAGCAAGACGAAGCCTGGCTGCTCACAGTGCCCTGTCTCTAGCCACTGCCAAGCACTTGAGCTTTCCCGAGAAAATCCATCAGTTGGAGTTACAGACTACCCACGAGTGGTACCAAAATCCAAACCACGGTGTGATTTCGCAGCGGTTTGTGTTGTTGAGATCGCACAATGCTTGGAGCCAGATATGGCAGATCGAAGGGGCAAGGATAATCTCTTTCTCATGGTAAAGAGGCCAGAACAGGGCCTGCTTGCAGGGCTCTGGGAGTTCCCATCTGTTCTTGTAGATGAAAGTAAGACTGATTTGGTAAACCGGAGAAAAGAGATGGATACATATCTGAAACAGTTGCTTGGCATAGACCTTAAACGAACATCCGATGTGATCCTCAGGGAGGATGTTGGTCAGCATGTTCATATTTTCTCCCACATTCGCCTGACTATGAACGTTGAGCTGGTGATTCTCACGGTCAAAG TTGTAGATGACGTGGGTCGTCTATGCGAAAAAGGACAAGATAACGCCGAACTGAAACTCGTCGATGAAAGTTCAATTGATTCCATGGGCTTGACATCAGGAATTCGGAAG GTTTACAACATGGTGAAGGCTTTCAAGATGAAAAAGCTCCCGGAGCAGAGCCCAATGCCCACGAGGAAAAGGAGTAGACGGCAAAAGCAGTAG
- the LOC112272451 gene encoding uncharacterized protein LOC112272451 yields MSRNSTRSSGRSSSTVGYDGYGSNDGRDVSVSRSAKMPISTVQAHHGGGGHIPRQLSSAGEVDPRCNLPPNYHTVAPWPVPAHPSYEYMFLWTQQQQLLLQAMQTNSLLLLQAMQTNSPPAFILQRHGACLAPNLQPRQAPGGQA; encoded by the exons ATGAGTAGAAACAGCACGAGATCATCAGGGAGGAGTAGTAGCACCGTCGGCTACGATGGCTACGGCTCCAACGACGGGCGGGACGTATCCGTCAGCCGCTCGGCGAAAATGCCAATAAGCACTGTACAAGCTCATCACGGAGGTGGCGGCCATATACCTCGGCAACTATCATCAGCAGGGGAAG TTGATCCTCGTTGCAATCTTCCCCCAAATTACCATACCGTCGCACCATGGCCGGTCCCTGCACATCCGTCGTACGAGTATATGTTTCTGTggacgcagcagcagcagctgttgCTGCAGGCCATGCAGACAAATTCTCTGCTGTTGCTGCAGGCCATGCAGACAAATTCTCCTCCGGCGTTCATCCTGCAGCGGCATGGAGCCTGCCTAGCACCCAACCTGCAGCCACGACAGGCGCCTGGAGGGCAAGCATAG